From Chryseotalea sp. WA131a:
CCTGTTCTTGTTTATGACATATCAAAACAACGAAATGTCACCCTCACAACCTTGCCAAGCATATTAAACTCAATTGCACAAGATATTGATTCTGTTAGCGTTCAAATAACCTTTAACCTAGATACTGCGGATAATGAAATCAAAAGAAAGAAGTTAGTAAAAGGTGTATTAACAGATTTTGGTGATTACGACACGGCTATCTACAAAGGCATTAACTTTAAACACAATGATACTACTCGAACAATCTTTGAAATGGTAAATTACTACGCCTACGATGACGGCTCTGCCGAATACGGTGCAAAAATAAATGGCATTGGCACGCAGTTGGCCTATCAATATGATATGAAAACCACGGAATCCGACACCATCGTGTCTTTTGATGTTTATTTTCCGCGGTTTGGTGATGACACCCCCCAATCCGTACAGTTATTGGTTTTAAATGCCCTGACAGGAAACGAAAGTGATTATGAATTGAGGCAATCCGTATCCATTACCCGCAACAACCGAAACAAATTTTGGCGCGTTAAATTATCAACACCTGTTGCAGTTAAAAATAAATTTTACATCGGCTGGAAATTGTTGTCAAATGCCACCTTACCCGTTGGGCTAGATGTTAATACTGATTCTGGGAGTAAAATGTTTGTCAATACCGCAGGCGATTGGGTACAAAATACCTCGCTGCAAGGCAGCCTCATGATTCGGCCGGTGTTTGGTAATCCAGGACAACAGCAGGTAACAACCAATGTGGCCGATGAAATTCTAGATAAACCATTTCCTAATCCGACATCAGGCATTTTTCATTTACCCTCTAACAGTACCCAAATTGTTGTTTACGATCTGGCAGGAAAGGCAGTAGAAGTTGGTGCCGAAGATTTTTCTGAATATGTGCGTGTCACCGTTCAAAATCCCTCCCCAAGCATTTTGTTGGTGAGGTATTTTACCGATCGATGGCATACCGAAAAAATCTTGATTCGGCCGTAAATAAAGCCCCAATCGCCCCAATCAACCAGTTTTTTCTTTCCCTGAATAAAAACCTATCTTTACACCCTAATAAAAATTATTATGGACACGATATTTTTGATTGGAATGCCGAGCGGAATGGAATGGTTTATCATCGGACTATTTGTACTGGTTTTCTTTGGTGCCAGAAAAATACCTGAATTTGCAAAAGGCTTGGGCAAAGGCATACGCGAATTTAAAGATGCCGTAAAGGATGTGAAAAAAGAAGTGGATGATGCCGGCAAAGAAGTACCTAAAATAGACGAAAAGTAATCCTTGAAGACGTACGCGAGTTTTGCAGAAATCCAGCGCGACCTTCATTCCGGAAAAATAACTTGCACGCAGTTGGTCAATGCCTATTTGGCCAACATTGAAAACAAAAAACATCTCAATGCTTTTTTGAGCGTTTATGGGGAAGAGGCCTTAACACGTGCATCCATTATTGACCAAAAAATAAAGAGCAATACCGCTGGTAAACTGGCAGGCTTGGTGGTGGGCTTGAAAGATGTGCTC
This genomic window contains:
- a CDS encoding twin-arginine translocase TatA/TatE family subunit, giving the protein MDTIFLIGMPSGMEWFIIGLFVLVFFGARKIPEFAKGLGKGIREFKDAVKDVKKEVDDAGKEVPKIDEK